A DNA window from Hordeum vulgare subsp. vulgare chromosome 1H, MorexV3_pseudomolecules_assembly, whole genome shotgun sequence contains the following coding sequences:
- the LOC123438230 gene encoding UDP-N-acetylmuramoyl-L-alanyl-D-glutamate--2,6-diaminopimelate ligase MurE homolog, chloroplastic — MATAPHLAFPFPSTSRPPPRALAPPPPRRAPLRLAAGRRFRPPTADDEPPEAAEDSSHGLNRYDQLARHVERARKRQQADQPEVTADHPLFSSPPPPPAGGSYDPDDEFFDEIDRAIAEKREEFTRRGLIKPTPPPPPEVDVPADELSPEEAIDLDEIRRLQGLSVASVADEEDDEAEGGEEEYGDEGLLLDEDGEGFDVAEELGLEADRIRQPAFRMTLAELLDESKLVPVAVTGDQDVALSGVQSDATLVAAGDLFVCVGESGLAGLTEADKRGAVAVVADQDVDIEGTLACRALVIVDDITAALRVLPACLYGRPSKDMAVIGITGTDGVTTTSHLVKAMYEAMGVRTGMVGVLGAYAFGTNKLDAQPAASGDSMAVQKLMATMLHNGAEAVVLEKTTDEMLPSGVDSEIDYDIAVLTNVRHGNLEASMTYEGYMSSMASLFSRMVDPERHRKVVNIDDPSAPFFAAQGGHGVPVVTYSFENKKADVHTLKYQLSLFETEVLVQTPHGILEISSGLLGRDNIYNILATVAVGVAVGAPLEDIVKGIEEVDAIPGRCELIDEEQAFGVIIDHARTPEALSRLLDSVKELGPRRIVTVVGCCGEKERGKRPMMTKIAAEKSDVVMLTSDNPASEDPLDILDDMLSGVGWTMEEYLKHGANDYYPPLPNGHRLFLHDVRRVAVRAAVAMGEQGDVVVVTGKGNDTYQMEGDKKEFFDDREECREALQYVDQLHQSGIDTSEFPWRLPESH, encoded by the exons ATGGCCACGGCGCCGCACCtcgccttccccttcccctccaccTCCCGCCCACCGCCCCGAGCCCTAGCCCCTCCGCCCCCGCGCCGGGCCCCTCTCCGCCTCGCCGCGGGGCGCCGCTTCCGACCGCCCACCGCGGACGACGAGCCCCCGGAGGCCGCGGAGGACTCGTCCCACGGCCTCAACCGGTACGACCAGCTCGCGCGCCACGTGGAGCGAGCGCGCAAACGGCAGCAGGCCGACCAGCCCGAGGTCACCGCCGACCACCCGCTCTTCTCGTCCCCTCCCCCGCCCCCCGCCGGCGGGAGCTATGACCCCGACGACGAGTTCTTCGACGAGATCGACCGCGCTATTGCCGAGAAGAGGGAGGAGTTCACGCGGCGCGGGCTCATTAAGCCGACCCCGCCTCCCCCGCCCGAGGTGGACGTCCCCGCCGACGAGCTGTCCCCCGAGGAGGCCATCGACCTCGACGAGATTCGGAGGCTGCAGGGCCTCAGTGTGGCGTCCGTggccgacgaggaggacgacgaagcCGAGGGGGGCGAGGAGGAGTACGGCGACGAGGGCTTGCTGCTCGACGAAGACGGCGAAGGCTTTGATGTGGCGGAGGAGCTCGGCCTGGAGGCGGACAGGATACGGCAGCCCGCCTTCCGCATGACGCTGGCCGAGCTCCTCGACGAGAGCAAGCTGGTCCCGGTAGCGGTGACGGGCGACCAGGACGTCGCGCTCTCGGGGGTGCAGAGCGACGCCACCCTCGTGGCGGCCGGGGACCTCTTCGTGTGCGTCGGAGAGAGCGGGCTTGCTGGGCTCACCGAGGCTGACAAGCGCGGTGCCGTCGCCGTCGTGGCCGACCAGGACGTGGACATCGAGGGCACTCTGGCCTGTCGCGCTCTGGTTATCGTCGATGACATCACGGCCGCTCTCCGCGTGCTCCCTGCCTGCCTCTACGGACGGCCCTCCAAGGACATGGCTGTTATTGGCATCACGGGCACAGACGGGGTCACCACCACGTCCCACCTCGTCAAAGCAATGTACGAGGCCATGGGTGTCAGGACCGGCATGGTAGGCGTTCTCGGAGCATATGCCTTCGGCACCAACAAGCTGGATGCGCAGCCTGCTGCATCAGGTGATTCAATGGCCGTGCAGAAGCTGATGGCAACGATGTTGCACAATGGCGCTGAAGCGGTTGTGTTGGAGAAGACCACTGATGAGATGCTACCATCAGGTGTGGACAGTGAGATAGATTACGATATTGCCGTGCTGACCAATGTTAGGCATGGCAATTTGGAGGCTAGCATGACATACGAGGGGTACATGAGCAGCATGGCTTCCCTTTTCTCCAGAATGGTGGACCCTGAGCGCCACCGTAAGGTGGTAAACATCGATGATCCGAGCGCACCATTCTTTGCCGCCCAAGGCGGGCATGGTGTCCCGGTGGTGACATATTCATTTGAGAACAAGAAGGCTGATGTGCACACTCTCAAGTACCAGCTTTCTCTGTTTGAGACCGAGGTTCTGGTACAGACACCGCACGGAATCCTTGAAATTTCCTCTGGATTGCTCGGAAGAGACAACATCTACAATATTCTTGCAACTGTGGCAGTTGGTGTTGCAGTGGGTGCGCCATTGGAGGACATAGTGAAAGGTATTGAAGAGGTGGATGCAATCCCAGGTCGGTGTGAGCTAATTGACGAGGAGCAAGCCTTTGGGGTGATCATTGATCATGCGAGGACACCGGAGGCTCTGTCAAGGCTTCTTGACAGTGTAAAGGAACTAGGCCCACGGCGTATTGTCACTG TTGTTGGATGTTGCGGTGAGAAAGAAAGAGGGAAGAGGCCGATGATGACAAAGATTGCCGCTGAGAAAAGTGATGTTGTTATGTTGACATCCGACAATCCAGCAAGTGAAGATCCCT TGGATATCCTGGACGATATGTTGTCTGGTGTAGGATGGACCATGGAAGAATACTTGAAACATGGTGCAAATGATTATTACCCGCCCCTACCAAATGGTCACAGGCTCTTCTTACATGATGTTAGAAGAGTTGCAGTGCGAGCTGCTGTTGCAATGGGCGAGCAAGGCGATGTTGTT GTTGTCACTGGAAAGGGGAATGATACTTATCAGATGGAAGGCGATAAGAAGGAGTTCTTTGATGATAGGGAAGAGTGCCGAGAAGCACTGCAATACGTCGATCAATTGCATCAATCTGGAATAGATACCTCTGAGTTTCCATGGCG GTTACCAGAAAGCCACTGA